In one Kitasatospora cineracea genomic region, the following are encoded:
- a CDS encoding LacI family DNA-binding transcriptional regulator, giving the protein MAERPPGEGARRRPTGRDVARLAGVSQATVSLVFSGSAGHRVSAATSERIHAAARELGYRPQAAGRQLRLGRSGMVLLAVPNLLGPFFGRVLTGVHEEAARHGLAVVVSSGWDAAVLAEAAAAGRFDGLLVCSPDDGQLGPLPADTAAVFLDADPAAHPGRPTLELDLAAGMRAAVDHLAGLGHRRIGYLRSVHSAHTFRVRQAAFAAASAQLEVRELAVGLNEGSREAERAARELLDGPGRPRAVVCDDDVVASGLYRAAGQLGLRIPQDLSVVGMDNIPVAELLSPPLTTVDLPGEELGRAGLAALVSLLEGELPPPAGPLATTLVVRGSTAAA; this is encoded by the coding sequence TTGGCGGAGCGCCCGCCCGGCGAGGGCGCGCGCCGCCGTCCGACCGGCCGTGACGTGGCCCGGCTGGCGGGGGTGTCGCAGGCGACGGTCTCGCTGGTGTTCTCCGGCAGCGCCGGGCACCGGGTCTCGGCGGCGACCAGCGAGCGGATCCACGCCGCGGCCCGCGAGTTGGGCTACCGCCCGCAGGCGGCCGGCCGGCAGTTGCGGCTGGGGCGCAGCGGGATGGTGCTGCTGGCGGTGCCGAACCTGCTGGGGCCGTTCTTCGGCCGGGTGCTGACCGGCGTCCACGAGGAGGCGGCCCGGCACGGGCTGGCCGTGGTGGTCTCCAGCGGCTGGGACGCGGCGGTGCTGGCCGAGGCGGCCGCGGCCGGGCGGTTCGACGGGCTGCTGGTGTGCTCGCCGGACGACGGGCAGCTGGGCCCGCTGCCCGCGGACACCGCGGCGGTGTTCCTGGACGCCGACCCGGCGGCCCACCCGGGCCGCCCGACGCTGGAGCTGGACCTGGCGGCGGGCATGCGGGCGGCGGTCGACCACCTGGCGGGGCTGGGCCACCGGCGGATCGGCTACCTGCGCTCGGTGCACTCGGCGCACACCTTCCGGGTCCGGCAGGCGGCGTTCGCGGCGGCCTCGGCGCAGCTGGAGGTGCGGGAGCTGGCGGTCGGCCTGAATGAGGGCAGCCGGGAGGCGGAGCGGGCGGCCCGGGAGCTGCTGGACGGGCCGGGGCGGCCGCGCGCGGTGGTGTGCGACGACGACGTGGTGGCGTCCGGGCTGTACCGGGCGGCGGGGCAGCTGGGGCTGCGGATCCCGCAGGACCTGTCGGTGGTCGGGATGGACAACATTCCGGTGGCGGAGCTGCTCAGCCCGCCGCTGACCACGGTGGACCTGCCGGGCGAGGAGCTGGGCCGGGCCGGGCTGGCCGCGCTGGTGTCCCTGCTGGAGGGCGAACTGCCGCCGCCGGCGGGCCCGTTGGCGACCACGCTGGTGGTGCGCGGGTCCACCGCGGCGGCCTGA
- a CDS encoding DUF4229 domain-containing protein → MSSKNHATLRYTSLRVSIFLACLLVALLLGHFKVIPVVGAMGVLLLFVLAAVASSAVSYVVLSKQRDEMSAQIAARIESRKSRAVARDAAEDAADDAARAAASRQAQAG, encoded by the coding sequence GTGAGCAGCAAGAACCACGCCACGCTCCGCTACACCTCCCTGCGGGTGAGCATCTTCCTGGCCTGCCTGCTGGTCGCCCTGCTGCTGGGTCACTTCAAGGTGATCCCGGTGGTCGGCGCGATGGGCGTGCTGCTGCTGTTCGTGCTGGCCGCGGTGGCCTCGTCGGCGGTCAGCTACGTGGTGCTGAGCAAGCAGCGCGACGAGATGTCGGCGCAGATCGCGGCCCGGATCGAGTCCCGCAAGTCCCGGGCGGTGGCGCGGGACGCGGCCGAGGACGCGGCGGACGACGCGGCCCGGGCGGCCGCGTCCCGGCAGGCGCAGGCCGGCTGA
- a CDS encoding GNAT family N-acetyltransferase produces the protein MTLRFVLDPDPTPALREEITQLWTDVSNAGGAVGFVPPVEAAQVRPVAERQFGALGPDRLLVGHEPGGRVAAVVFFEDMRFDLMDHWRMLKRVMVHPDFQGRGYGAQLLAEAERVARGWGLAGLRLTLRGGHGLEKFYGRSGYLEVGRVPGAIRVAPGDDRDDVTMWLDLRA, from the coding sequence ATGACCTTGCGATTCGTGCTGGACCCGGACCCGACGCCCGCGTTGCGCGAGGAGATCACGCAGCTGTGGACGGACGTGTCCAACGCCGGGGGCGCGGTGGGGTTCGTGCCGCCGGTGGAGGCGGCGCAGGTCCGGCCGGTCGCGGAGCGGCAGTTCGGGGCGCTGGGGCCGGACCGGCTGCTGGTCGGCCACGAGCCGGGCGGGCGGGTCGCCGCGGTGGTCTTCTTCGAGGACATGCGCTTCGACCTGATGGACCACTGGCGGATGCTGAAGCGGGTGATGGTGCACCCCGACTTCCAGGGCCGCGGCTACGGGGCGCAGTTGCTGGCGGAGGCGGAGCGGGTGGCCCGGGGGTGGGGGCTGGCCGGGCTGCGGCTGACGCTGCGCGGCGGGCACGGGCTGGAGAAGTTCTACGGGCGCAGCGGGTACCTGGAGGTGGGCCGGGTGCCGGGGGCGATCCGGGTGGCCCCCGGGGACGACCGGGACGACGTGACGATGTGGCTCGACCTGCGCGCCTGA
- a CDS encoding MFS transporter, giving the protein MKELELTPAPAAEPAGGPPRPRRTPRVHYGWIVVAVSLVVLIGSAGFRSTPSLMMDALHNEFGWSRATISSAVSVNLALYGLTAPFAAALMDRFGVRPVVVCALLTISTGAGLTMLMTHPWQLILCWGVLVGLGSGSMAGAFATTISGRWFEARQGLVTGVLTAAGAAGNLVFMPVLAALVERHGWRTAVVVVSLCATAVAVPVLLLMREHPADVGQLPYGATSAPPPPATDGSAVARSLRVLRGALRVRAFWLLAGSFAICGATTVGLVGTHFIPAAHDHGMPVTTGASLLALIGVFDVAGTIASGWFTDRFEPVRLLVVYYALRGLSLACLPALFGESLRPPILAFVIFYGLDWVATVPPTVALCRRHFGPDAPIVFGWVLAAHQVGAAAVAGLAGLARDSFGDYDSTWYAAGALCAVAVGCCLALRRAGTGGAGAPV; this is encoded by the coding sequence GTGAAGGAACTGGAACTCACCCCCGCCCCCGCCGCGGAACCGGCCGGGGGCCCGCCCCGCCCCCGCCGCACCCCCCGGGTCCACTACGGCTGGATCGTGGTGGCCGTCTCGCTGGTCGTGCTGATCGGCTCGGCCGGGTTCCGTTCCACGCCCAGCCTGATGATGGACGCCCTGCACAACGAGTTCGGCTGGTCCCGCGCCACCATCTCCAGCGCCGTCTCGGTCAACCTCGCCCTCTACGGCCTCACCGCGCCGTTCGCCGCCGCCCTGATGGACCGCTTCGGCGTCCGGCCGGTGGTGGTCTGCGCGCTGCTGACCATCTCCACCGGCGCCGGGCTCACCATGCTGATGACCCACCCCTGGCAGCTGATCCTGTGCTGGGGCGTGCTGGTCGGCCTCGGCAGCGGCTCGATGGCCGGGGCCTTCGCCACCACCATCTCCGGCCGCTGGTTCGAGGCCCGGCAGGGCCTGGTCACCGGCGTCCTCACCGCGGCCGGCGCGGCCGGGAACCTGGTCTTCATGCCGGTGCTCGCCGCGCTCGTCGAGCGGCACGGCTGGCGGACGGCCGTCGTGGTGGTCTCGCTCTGCGCCACCGCGGTGGCCGTCCCCGTCCTGCTGCTGATGCGCGAACACCCGGCCGACGTCGGGCAGTTGCCCTACGGCGCGACCTCGGCCCCGCCGCCGCCGGCCACCGACGGGTCGGCGGTCGCCCGCTCGCTGCGGGTGCTGCGCGGGGCGCTGCGGGTGCGGGCGTTCTGGCTGCTGGCCGGCTCCTTCGCCATCTGCGGCGCCACCACCGTCGGCCTGGTCGGCACCCACTTCATCCCGGCCGCCCACGACCACGGCATGCCGGTCACCACCGGCGCCTCGCTGCTCGCCCTGATCGGCGTCTTCGACGTCGCCGGGACGATCGCCAGCGGCTGGTTCACCGACCGCTTCGAGCCGGTCCGGCTGCTGGTCGTCTACTACGCGCTGCGCGGGCTCTCGCTGGCCTGCCTGCCCGCCCTGTTCGGCGAGAGCCTGCGGCCGCCGATCCTGGCCTTCGTGATCTTCTACGGCCTCGACTGGGTGGCCACCGTCCCGCCCACCGTCGCGCTCTGCCGCCGCCACTTCGGCCCGGACGCCCCGATCGTCTTCGGCTGGGTGCTGGCCGCCCACCAGGTCGGCGCCGCCGCGGTGGCCGGCCTGGCGGGGCTGGCCCGCGACAGCTTCGGCGACTACGACAGCACCTGGTACGCGGCGGGCGCGCTGTGCGCGGTGGCCGTGGGCTGCTGCCTGGCGCTGCGCCGAGCGGGCACGGGGGGTGCGGGCGCGCCCGTCTAG
- a CDS encoding MFS transporter, which translates to MTAPELHAAPIPQVSAVKPPAIWSGNFRLYFTARSAGLLSDAMLPVAVSAGLIAAHHSTSTVGFAMAFLLGPFAGLVLFGGVLADRFTARRLMIFADLLNLTTRILLALLFFRGVDQLWQLYLLLALAGTAAAMFQPGAASTVPLVSTDVQGANGVLRISEALTTLVGPPLAGLLAAASTGWVMVIAAVMYAISACCLLALRLGPVPAPPPGDSLWRNLVGGWHEFWSRSWMWGVILIWMAFTVLSWGPLGPVVAGQVIAREGGTVYGLINGMFGAGTVIGGLLAIRVKPTRPLAAGAVALFTFAVQQFAFAAGLPWPLLGTAQLVSGIGISFWGVMWATSVQTQVPGEVLNRIHAYEVAGSVCMFPIGSALAGPAVDALGATRVYLIGGVVTLAVAATLLLSPPIRGLRRVPDGGAVASGH; encoded by the coding sequence GTGACCGCACCCGAACTACACGCCGCCCCCATCCCGCAGGTCAGCGCAGTGAAACCGCCCGCGATCTGGTCGGGCAACTTCCGCCTCTACTTCACCGCCCGCTCGGCCGGACTGCTGAGCGACGCGATGCTCCCCGTCGCCGTCTCGGCCGGCCTGATCGCCGCCCACCACTCGACCTCCACGGTCGGGTTCGCCATGGCCTTCCTGCTCGGCCCGTTCGCCGGACTGGTGCTGTTCGGCGGCGTGCTGGCCGACCGGTTCACCGCCCGGCGGCTGATGATCTTCGCGGACCTGCTCAACCTCACCACCCGGATCCTGCTCGCGCTGCTCTTCTTCCGCGGCGTCGACCAGCTCTGGCAGCTCTACCTGCTGCTCGCACTGGCCGGGACCGCCGCCGCGATGTTCCAGCCCGGCGCGGCCTCCACCGTCCCGCTGGTCTCCACCGACGTGCAGGGCGCCAACGGCGTGCTGCGGATCTCCGAGGCGCTCACCACCCTGGTCGGCCCGCCGCTGGCCGGCCTGCTCGCCGCCGCCTCCACCGGCTGGGTGATGGTGATCGCCGCCGTGATGTACGCGATCAGCGCCTGCTGCCTGCTCGCGCTGCGGCTCGGCCCGGTCCCCGCCCCGCCGCCCGGCGACAGCCTGTGGCGCAACCTGGTCGGCGGCTGGCACGAGTTCTGGTCCCGCAGCTGGATGTGGGGCGTCATCCTGATCTGGATGGCCTTCACCGTGCTCTCCTGGGGCCCGCTCGGCCCGGTGGTGGCCGGCCAGGTCATCGCGCGCGAGGGCGGCACCGTCTACGGCCTGATCAACGGCATGTTCGGCGCGGGCACCGTGATCGGCGGCCTGCTGGCGATCCGGGTCAAGCCGACCCGCCCGCTCGCGGCCGGCGCGGTGGCCCTGTTCACCTTCGCCGTCCAGCAGTTCGCGTTCGCGGCCGGACTGCCCTGGCCGCTGCTCGGCACCGCCCAGCTGGTCTCCGGCATCGGCATCAGCTTCTGGGGCGTCATGTGGGCCACCAGCGTGCAGACCCAGGTGCCCGGCGAGGTGCTCAACCGGATCCACGCGTACGAGGTGGCGGGCTCCGTCTGCATGTTCCCGATCGGCTCCGCGCTGGCCGGGCCCGCCGTCGACGCCCTGGGCGCGACCCGGGTGTACCTGATCGGCGGCGTCGTCACCCTGGCCGTCGCCGCGACGCTGCTGCTCAGCCCGCCGATCCGCGGCCTGCGCCGGGTGCCCGACGGCGGGGCGGTGGCCTCCGGGCACTGA
- a CDS encoding ATP-binding protein, whose product MQVLQVQLAVQADPAEVARARRWVRDRLRAGGIDQDSPVAETLVLVVSELVTNAVVHTGHPAVLRLLLPVDPAAAPAPVRVEVADASRTAPAPRHAGADEDATNGRGLELVELLCERWGWYPDGSGKRVWCEIGGPDGAPCAAAAQPAAPVASAR is encoded by the coding sequence GTGCAGGTACTCCAGGTACAGCTGGCGGTCCAGGCGGACCCGGCGGAGGTGGCACGGGCCAGGCGGTGGGTCCGCGACCGGCTGCGGGCCGGCGGGATCGACCAGGACTCCCCGGTGGCCGAGACCCTGGTGCTGGTGGTCTCCGAACTGGTCACCAACGCGGTGGTGCACACCGGCCACCCGGCGGTGCTCAGACTGCTGCTGCCGGTCGACCCCGCCGCCGCGCCCGCGCCGGTCCGGGTGGAGGTCGCCGACGCCAGCCGCACCGCCCCCGCGCCGCGGCACGCCGGGGCCGACGAGGACGCCACCAACGGCCGCGGCCTGGAGCTGGTCGAGCTGCTCTGCGAGCGCTGGGGCTGGTACCCGGACGGCTCCGGCAAGCGGGTGTGGTGCGAGATCGGCGGCCCGGACGGGGCGCCCTGCGCGGCGGCCGCGCAGCCGGCGGCCCCGGTGGCCTCGGCCCGCTGA
- the purU gene encoding formyltetrahydrofolate deformylase yields the protein MEETVRSQYVLTLSCPDKQGIVHAVSSYLFMTGCNIIDSQQFGDGGTGLFFMRVHFSAEQPVTAEKLRASFAAVGASFRMEWQIHESAERMRVLLMVSKFGHCLNDLLFRTRIGALPVEIAGVVSNHTDFRELTESYGIPFHHLPVTKDTKADAEQRLLDLVAEQRIDLVVLARYMQVLSDDLCKALSGRVINIHHSFLPSFKGAKPYHQAHARGVKLIGATAHYVTADLDEGPIIEQEVARVTHDVTPEQLVALGRDVECQALARAVKWHSERRVLLNGTRTVVFA from the coding sequence ATGGAAGAGACCGTCCGCTCCCAGTACGTCCTGACGCTGTCCTGCCCCGACAAGCAGGGCATCGTGCACGCGGTCTCCAGCTACCTGTTCATGACGGGCTGCAACATCATCGACAGCCAGCAGTTCGGCGACGGCGGCACCGGCCTGTTCTTCATGCGGGTGCACTTCTCGGCCGAGCAGCCGGTGACCGCGGAGAAGCTCCGGGCGAGCTTCGCGGCGGTCGGCGCCTCGTTCCGGATGGAGTGGCAGATCCACGAGTCCGCGGAGCGGATGCGGGTGCTGCTGATGGTCTCCAAGTTCGGGCACTGCCTGAACGACCTGCTGTTCCGCACCCGGATCGGGGCGCTGCCGGTGGAGATCGCCGGCGTGGTCTCCAACCACACCGACTTCCGCGAGCTGACCGAGTCGTACGGCATCCCGTTCCACCACCTTCCGGTGACCAAGGACACCAAGGCGGACGCCGAGCAGCGGCTGCTCGACCTGGTCGCCGAGCAGCGGATCGACCTGGTGGTGCTGGCCCGCTACATGCAGGTGCTCTCGGACGACCTGTGCAAGGCGCTCTCCGGACGGGTCATCAACATCCACCACTCCTTCCTGCCGAGCTTCAAGGGCGCCAAGCCGTACCACCAGGCGCACGCCCGGGGCGTGAAGCTGATCGGCGCCACCGCGCACTACGTCACCGCGGACCTGGACGAGGGCCCGATCATCGAGCAGGAGGTCGCCCGGGTCACCCACGACGTCACCCCCGAGCAGCTGGTGGCGCTCGGCCGGGACGTCGAGTGCCAGGCGCTGGCCCGCGCGGTGAAGTGGCACAGCGAGCGCCGGGTGCTGCTGAACGGCACCCGCACGGTGGTGTTCGCCTGA
- a CDS encoding SCO4402 family protein yields MPLSDLPWWRWRARIRSALHMFSDPGFQRAAWLDGPGGYGDLTDAVYRLVEDSWLDRWSAEKYVGSVFRDSAEAVAVDGAVLRVLRIVHQVGADAPAAAYLGHPDWPEAVRAAREAHYRLAVADGDDPDLPPCSPAELGRLTARG; encoded by the coding sequence ATGCCCCTGAGCGATCTGCCCTGGTGGCGCTGGCGGGCCCGGATCCGCTCGGCGCTGCACATGTTCTCCGACCCCGGTTTCCAGCGGGCGGCCTGGCTGGACGGCCCCGGCGGGTACGGCGACCTCACCGACGCCGTGTACCGGCTGGTGGAGGACAGCTGGCTGGACCGCTGGTCGGCGGAGAAGTACGTCGGCTCGGTGTTCCGGGACTCCGCGGAGGCGGTCGCGGTGGACGGCGCGGTGCTGCGGGTGCTGCGGATCGTGCACCAGGTCGGCGCGGACGCCCCGGCCGCCGCGTACCTGGGCCACCCGGACTGGCCGGAGGCGGTGCGGGCGGCCCGCGAGGCGCACTACCGGCTGGCGGTGGCCGACGGCGACGACCCGGACCTGCCGCCCTGCTCGCCGGCGGAGCTGGGGCGGCTGACCGCGCGCGGCTGA
- a CDS encoding ABC transporter substrate-binding protein yields the protein MTRNGTPQPPPAVSGRRRATAALAASAALLPALLSASACGGPAAADAAGKDVTVMTWAPSGTGAADRPGMTALAEAVGRELNDHDGLAGRKVRILTCNEHDTTDGATACADQAVNAHAVAVVGSASQYGSNFMPILEQAGIPFIGGYGLSGPEFSSPLSYPVNGGLPALVAGSGRQLVEAGCKQIALIRPDTRAGDALVNHLGGAVKQTGIKVVDIKAPEKSNDYSQEARRAIGDDRTGNCLLSALGAEPTANLLDPYRRANPKNTQLASVIGSFQQSVVDSTGGDNGPLRGAYATGWFPAESSPVWDALRTTAHNYGNGATIDVSDPGVQTTWVAYQVLRQAAGRIDRSKPITPKALQVILDSGDPIDTAGTTPPLGWGIANMLPSADSPRLVNTSVTFQRVQNGRLTEQHQGFTDVRWVLTGDTPPA from the coding sequence ATGACGCGGAACGGAACCCCCCAGCCGCCCCCCGCCGTCAGCGGACGCCGCCGCGCCACCGCCGCCCTCGCGGCCTCGGCCGCGCTGCTGCCCGCCCTGCTCTCCGCCTCCGCCTGCGGAGGGCCCGCCGCCGCCGACGCCGCCGGCAAGGACGTCACCGTGATGACCTGGGCCCCGTCCGGCACCGGCGCCGCCGACCGCCCCGGCATGACCGCCCTCGCCGAGGCCGTCGGCCGCGAACTCAACGACCACGACGGCCTGGCCGGCCGCAAGGTCCGGATCCTGACCTGCAACGAGCACGACACCACCGACGGCGCCACCGCCTGCGCCGACCAGGCCGTCAACGCCCACGCGGTGGCCGTGGTCGGCTCCGCCAGCCAGTACGGCAGCAACTTCATGCCGATCCTCGAACAGGCCGGCATCCCCTTCATCGGCGGCTACGGCCTCTCCGGCCCCGAGTTCAGCAGCCCGCTCTCCTACCCGGTCAACGGCGGCCTGCCCGCCCTGGTCGCGGGCAGCGGACGCCAGCTGGTCGAGGCCGGCTGCAAGCAGATCGCCCTGATCCGCCCCGACACCCGGGCCGGCGACGCCCTGGTCAACCACCTCGGCGGCGCCGTCAAGCAGACCGGGATCAAGGTCGTCGACATCAAGGCCCCCGAGAAGTCCAACGACTACTCGCAGGAGGCCCGCCGGGCCATCGGCGACGACCGGACCGGCAACTGCCTGCTCTCCGCCCTCGGCGCCGAACCCACCGCCAACCTGCTCGACCCGTACCGCCGCGCCAACCCGAAGAACACCCAACTCGCCTCGGTCATCGGCTCCTTCCAGCAGTCCGTGGTCGACTCCACCGGCGGCGACAACGGCCCGCTGCGCGGCGCGTACGCCACCGGCTGGTTCCCCGCCGAGTCCTCCCCCGTCTGGGACGCCCTGCGCACCACCGCCCACAACTACGGCAACGGCGCCACCATCGACGTCTCCGACCCCGGCGTGCAGACCACCTGGGTCGCCTACCAGGTGCTCCGCCAGGCCGCCGGCCGGATCGACCGCAGCAAGCCGATCACCCCCAAGGCCCTCCAGGTGATCCTCGACAGCGGCGACCCCATCGACACCGCCGGCACCACCCCGCCCCTCGGCTGGGGCATCGCCAACATGCTCCCCAGCGCCGACTCCCCCCGCCTGGTCAACACCTCGGTGACCTTCCAACGCGTCCAGAACGGCCGCCTCACCGAACAGCACCAGGGCTTCACCGACGTCCGCTGGGTCCTCACCGGCGACACGCCCCCGGCATAA
- a CDS encoding transcriptional regulator, with protein MAARPLVAREPNERLQQLIQEAGCSNAGLARRVNLCGAEHGLDLRYDKTSVARWLRGQQPRGQAPAVIAEALGRKLGRGVTVDEIGMADGKSLSSAVGLQFAPSLGAALEQICELWRSDVGKRDFLAGTTVAASALVEPSRDWLITPPDPVVARTGGTRVGLADVAAIRATTQMLVDLDHRFGSGHVRPVVVHYLNSVVSGFLGGSYRDETGRQLFGAVARLTELAGYMAVDTGQPGLAQRYYIQALRLAQAADDRGYGGYVLAASMSHLAATLGNPREIAQLARAAQEGARTVATPTAMAMFYAAEARGHALLGDAYACESVAAKALAAMERRNPVDDPDWIVHFDEAYLADELAHCHRDLQQGERAEHYARTALELHPAHRVRRRAVDLVLLATAQLQQRDLERACETGTEAVRLLSGLRSNRGVEYLDDFRTRLEPYRGHRAVREFHARMDGEAA; from the coding sequence ATGGCCGCGAGACCACTCGTCGCACGAGAGCCGAACGAGCGCCTGCAGCAGCTGATCCAGGAGGCGGGCTGCTCCAACGCGGGCCTGGCCCGCCGGGTCAACCTCTGCGGCGCGGAGCACGGACTGGACCTTCGCTACGACAAGACCTCCGTCGCCCGCTGGCTGCGCGGGCAACAACCACGCGGGCAGGCGCCCGCGGTGATCGCCGAGGCGCTGGGCCGCAAACTCGGCCGCGGCGTGACCGTGGACGAGATCGGCATGGCCGACGGCAAGAGCCTCAGCTCCGCCGTCGGACTGCAGTTCGCGCCCAGCCTGGGCGCCGCGCTGGAGCAGATCTGCGAGCTGTGGCGCAGCGACGTCGGCAAGCGGGACTTCCTGGCCGGCACCACCGTCGCCGCCTCCGCGCTGGTCGAACCCAGCCGGGACTGGCTGATCACCCCGCCCGACCCCGTCGTCGCCCGCACCGGCGGCACCCGGGTCGGCCTGGCCGACGTCGCGGCGATCCGGGCCACCACCCAGATGCTGGTCGACCTCGACCACCGCTTCGGCAGCGGCCACGTCCGCCCGGTCGTGGTGCACTACCTCAACAGCGTGGTCTCCGGCTTCCTCGGCGGCTCCTACCGCGACGAGACGGGCCGTCAACTCTTCGGCGCCGTCGCCCGGCTGACCGAACTGGCCGGCTACATGGCGGTCGACACCGGCCAGCCCGGCCTCGCCCAGCGGTACTACATCCAGGCGCTGCGCCTCGCCCAGGCCGCCGACGACCGCGGCTACGGCGGCTACGTGCTGGCCGCCTCGATGAGCCACCTCGCGGCGACCCTCGGCAACCCCCGGGAGATCGCCCAACTCGCCCGCGCCGCCCAGGAGGGCGCCCGCACGGTGGCCACCCCCACCGCGATGGCGATGTTCTACGCCGCCGAGGCCCGCGGCCACGCCCTGCTCGGCGACGCGTACGCCTGCGAGAGCGTCGCCGCCAAGGCACTGGCCGCGATGGAGCGGCGCAACCCCGTCGACGACCCCGACTGGATCGTGCACTTCGACGAGGCCTACCTGGCCGACGAGTTGGCGCACTGCCACCGGGACCTCCAGCAGGGCGAGCGGGCCGAGCACTACGCCCGCACCGCGCTCGAACTGCACCCCGCGCACCGGGTCCGCCGCCGCGCCGTCGACCTGGTCCTGCTCGCCACCGCCCAGCTCCAGCAGCGCGACCTGGAGCGGGCCTGCGAGACCGGCACCGAGGCGGTCCGGCTGCTCAGCGGGCTGCGCTCCAACCGCGGCGTCGAGTACCTGGACGACTTCCGCACCCGGCTGGAGCCGTACCGCGGCCACCGGGCGGTGCGGGAGTTCCACGCCCGGATGGACGGCGAGGCCGCGTAG
- a CDS encoding bifunctional DNA primase/polymerase — protein MQHVDNTPGAPEQNLPPLLLEAVRYAEDRHWEVVPGAWLLDGDAPASCSCGEERCALPGAHPLGADWRSRASSGPGVVRTWWTENPEASILLPTGRTFDVLDVPEVAGCLALARMERMGLQLGPVAAVPAAPGRSGRRLHFLVLPGVVDKLPDMLRQIGWSPERLDLVARGEGDWVVAPPSRVGGYASAQWARPPSALNRWLPDALELVSPLAYACGREAGAPRPVQRAAAAVR, from the coding sequence GTGCAGCACGTGGACAACACCCCGGGAGCCCCCGAACAGAACCTGCCGCCGCTGCTGCTCGAAGCCGTCCGCTACGCCGAGGACCGGCACTGGGAGGTCGTGCCGGGCGCCTGGCTGCTCGACGGCGACGCCCCGGCCAGCTGCTCCTGCGGCGAGGAGCGCTGCGCGCTCCCCGGCGCGCACCCCCTCGGCGCGGACTGGCGGAGCCGGGCGAGCTCCGGGCCCGGGGTGGTCCGCACCTGGTGGACGGAGAACCCGGAGGCCTCGATCCTGCTGCCCACCGGCCGGACGTTCGACGTGCTGGACGTGCCGGAGGTGGCGGGCTGCCTGGCGCTGGCCCGGATGGAGCGGATGGGGCTGCAGCTGGGCCCGGTGGCGGCGGTGCCGGCCGCGCCGGGGCGCAGCGGGCGGCGGCTGCACTTCCTGGTGCTGCCCGGCGTGGTCGACAAGCTGCCGGACATGCTCCGGCAGATCGGCTGGTCGCCGGAGCGCCTGGACCTGGTGGCGCGCGGCGAGGGCGACTGGGTGGTGGCCCCGCCGTCCCGGGTCGGCGGGTACGCGTCCGCGCAGTGGGCCCGGCCGCCGTCCGCGCTGAACCGCTGGCTGCCGGACGCGCTGGAGCTGGTCAGCCCGCTCGCGTACGCCTGCGGGCGCGAGGCCGGGGCGCCGCGCCCCGTGCAGCGCGCGGCGGCGGCCGTGCGCTGA
- a CDS encoding metal-dependent transcriptional regulator, which produces MSGLIDTTEMYLRTILELEEEGITPMRARIAERLEQSGPTVSQTVGRMERDGLLQVAEDRHLELTGEGRKLAVRVMRKHRIAECLLVDVIGLEWEQVHEEACRWEHVMSETVERKVLAMLGHPTQSPYGNPIPGLDELGDTKAEGEGYDAGLVTLEAVAGKDGVDVVVRRIGEPIQTDGELMRTLRRAGVRPGATVRVAPASGGVLVGSGESAAELGKEIAAHVFVVQA; this is translated from the coding sequence ATGTCAGGGCTGATCGACACCACTGAGATGTACCTCCGCACCATCCTGGAGCTGGAGGAGGAAGGCATCACCCCGATGCGCGCCCGGATCGCCGAGCGGCTGGAGCAGTCCGGCCCCACGGTGAGCCAGACGGTGGGCCGGATGGAGCGGGACGGCCTGCTCCAGGTCGCCGAGGACCGGCACCTCGAACTGACCGGCGAGGGACGCAAGTTGGCCGTCCGGGTGATGCGCAAGCACCGGATCGCCGAGTGCCTGCTGGTGGACGTGATCGGCCTGGAGTGGGAGCAGGTCCACGAGGAGGCCTGCCGCTGGGAGCACGTGATGAGCGAGACGGTCGAGCGCAAGGTGCTCGCCATGCTCGGCCACCCCACCCAGTCCCCGTACGGCAACCCGATCCCGGGCCTGGACGAGCTCGGTGACACCAAGGCCGAGGGCGAGGGCTACGACGCCGGGCTGGTGACGCTGGAGGCCGTCGCGGGCAAGGACGGGGTGGACGTGGTGGTCCGCCGGATCGGCGAGCCGATCCAGACCGACGGCGAGCTGATGCGCACCCTGCGCCGGGCGGGCGTCCGCCCGGGGGCGACGGTCCGGGTCGCCCCGGCCTCCGGCGGCGTGCTGGTCGGCAGCGGCGAGAGCGCGGCCGAGCTCGGCAAGGAGATCGCCGCGCACGTCTTCGTCGTCCAGGCGTAG